A genomic stretch from Actinomycetota bacterium includes:
- a CDS encoding acetolactate synthase large subunit: MSEQITGAQSLVRSLEHADVDVVFGIPGGAILPAYDPLMDSKKVRHILVRHEQGAGHAAEGYASVTGRVGVCMATSGPGATNLVTPIADAHMDSVPLVAITGQVPGPAIGTDAFQEADIRGITMPITKHNYLVRDADEIPRAIAEAFHIASTGRPGPVLVDITKDALQAMTTFDWPEVLDLPGYKPTTKPHGRQIKEAARMIVEAKRPVLYVGGGVIRAGASRELRELAELTGIPVVTTLMARGAFPDSHVQHMGMPGMHGTVGAVGALQQSDLLITLGARFDDRVTGKLSSFAPKAKVIHIDIDPAEIGKNRYADIPIVSDVRAAIIQLVPAITAEFDAGNREDLTGWWKTLNHLRENYPLGYDLPNDGTLSPQLVIERLGKIAGPEAIYAAGVGQHQMWAAQFVGYENPNTWINSGGLGTMGYAVPAAMGAKVGAPDKTVWAIDGDGCFQMTNQELATCTINEIPIKVALINNSSLGMVRQWQTLFYNERYSNTDLHSHSFPDFVKLADAYGCLGLRCDKPEDVDKTIEKAMSTNDVPVVIDFQVHRDAMVWPMVAAGKSNDEIQFARDLAPAWEREEA; encoded by the coding sequence ATGTCTGAACAAATCACTGGCGCACAGAGCCTAGTTCGCTCACTCGAACATGCCGATGTTGATGTTGTTTTCGGCATTCCAGGCGGGGCAATTTTGCCAGCCTATGACCCTTTAATGGATTCTAAAAAAGTCCGCCACATTTTGGTGCGCCACGAACAAGGCGCTGGCCATGCTGCTGAAGGTTACGCATCAGTAACCGGTCGCGTTGGCGTATGTATGGCAACCAGTGGGCCGGGAGCAACTAATCTAGTTACCCCAATCGCCGATGCCCACATGGACTCAGTTCCACTCGTTGCCATAACTGGACAGGTGCCTGGGCCAGCAATTGGTACCGACGCTTTTCAAGAAGCTGATATTCGGGGCATTACGATGCCAATCACAAAACATAATTATTTAGTGCGTGACGCTGATGAAATTCCACGCGCAATTGCAGAAGCATTCCACATTGCCTCAACTGGGCGCCCCGGACCAGTGCTAGTTGACATCACTAAGGATGCCTTGCAAGCAATGACAACTTTTGACTGGCCAGAAGTATTGGATTTGCCTGGCTACAAACCAACTACCAAGCCACATGGTCGCCAAATCAAAGAGGCTGCCCGCATGATTGTCGAGGCAAAGCGACCCGTGCTTTATGTCGGTGGTGGCGTAATTCGTGCTGGCGCATCGCGCGAATTGCGAGAACTTGCCGAGCTGACTGGAATTCCAGTGGTCACGACCTTGATGGCACGCGGAGCTTTCCCGGACAGTCATGTGCAACACATGGGTATGCCAGGTATGCACGGAACTGTTGGCGCAGTTGGCGCACTGCAGCAAAGTGACTTACTGATTACCCTAGGAGCTCGTTTTGATGACCGAGTTACTGGAAAACTTTCGTCTTTTGCACCAAAAGCCAAGGTAATTCACATTGACATTGACCCTGCTGAAATTGGCAAGAACCGTTATGCCGATATTCCAATCGTTTCGGATGTGCGCGCGGCCATTATCCAACTGGTTCCGGCAATCACTGCGGAATTCGATGCAGGAAATCGTGAAGATTTAACGGGGTGGTGGAAGACGCTAAATCACCTGCGCGAGAATTATCCGCTTGGTTATGACCTGCCAAATGATGGCACTCTCTCTCCACAACTAGTCATTGAGCGCCTAGGCAAAATTGCGGGACCTGAAGCAATCTATGCAGCGGGTGTGGGGCAGCACCAGATGTGGGCAGCGCAGTTTGTTGGCTATGAAAATCCAAACACTTGGATAAATAGTGGTGGCTTAGGCACGATGGGTTACGCCGTACCAGCTGCTATGGGGGCCAAAGTTGGTGCGCCAGATAAAACGGTTTGGGCAATAGATGGTGACGGTTGTTTCCAGATGACCAATCAGGAACTGGCCACCTGCACAATAAACGAGATTCCTATCAAGGTCGCCTTGATAAATAACTCATCACTAGGCATGGTGCGTCAATGGCAAACCTTGTTCTACAACGAGCGTTACAGCAACACTGACCTTCATTCACATTCGTTCCCAGACTTTGTGAAGTTGGCAGATGCTTACGGCTGCCTTGGACTTCGTTGTGACAAGCCTGAAGATGTTGATAAGACCATCGAAAAAGCCATGAGCACCAATGATGTACCTGTCGTGATCGACTTTCAGGTTCATCGCGATGCGATGGTTTGGCCAATGGTGGCTGCTGGCAAGAGCAATGATGAAATTCAATTTGCCCGCGATCTAGCGCCAGCTTGGGAACGAGAGGAGGCATAG
- the ilvN gene encoding acetolactate synthase small subunit: MGRHTLSVLVQDQPGVLARISALFSRRGYNIESLAVGPTEVAGISRMTIVTDVDDNSLEQITKQLNKLINVLKIVELDGLAAVERELMLIKVKADDHNRTGVLQLVELFRAKVVDVSPDAVTIEATGSREKLEALCDGLQPYGIKEIVQSGVVALARGSRSIGDRALRSADRLA, from the coding sequence ATGGGTCGTCACACGTTATCCGTCTTAGTCCAAGATCAGCCTGGAGTTTTGGCTCGAATCTCTGCGCTATTTTCTCGACGCGGTTACAACATTGAGTCGCTTGCCGTTGGCCCAACCGAAGTTGCCGGCATATCGCGCATGACCATAGTCACCGATGTCGACGATAACTCACTTGAGCAAATCACCAAGCAGCTCAACAAATTAATTAACGTGCTCAAAATTGTTGAACTAGACGGTTTGGCTGCTGTTGAGCGCGAACTGATGCTGATAAAAGTCAAGGCCGACGATCACAACCGCACTGGCGTACTGCAACTCGTTGAGTTATTTCGCGCCAAGGTCGTAGATGTAAGCCCTGATGCGGTCACCATTGAAGCAACCGGTTCTCGGGAGAAACTGGAAGCGCTTTGCGATGGCTTGCAACCATACGGAATCAAGGAAATCGTGCAGTCTGGCGTAGTAGCCCTAGCGCGCGGCTCTCGTTCGATTGGCGATCGAGCACTTCGCAGTGCAGATCGCCTTGCCTAA
- the ilvC gene encoding ketol-acid reductoisomerase — MAELFYEDDADLSIIQGRKVAVLGYGSQGHAHALSMRDSGVDVRVGLAEGSSSRAKAEAEGLRVVDPATAVAEADLIMVLVPDPVQRGLYQSAIEPNLKAGDALFFAHGFNIRYGYITPPANVDVCMVAPKGPGHLVRREYVAGRGVPAIVAVEQDATGNAWPLALSYAAAIGSLRAGGIKTTFTEETETDLFGEQAVLCGGASALVMAGFETLVEAGYQPEVAYFECLHELKLIVDLMYEGGIAKQRWSVSDTAEYGDYVSGPRVIDARVKESMKAVLTDIQNGAFAKRFIDDQDAGAPEFKALRAAGEVHPIEATGRELRKLMSWVKTSDSDYVEGSAAR, encoded by the coding sequence GTGGCTGAGTTGTTTTATGAAGATGATGCTGACCTATCAATCATTCAAGGTCGCAAAGTAGCCGTTTTGGGCTATGGCAGCCAAGGGCATGCACATGCCTTGAGCATGCGCGACAGTGGAGTTGATGTGCGAGTCGGTTTGGCCGAGGGTTCCAGCAGCCGTGCCAAAGCTGAAGCTGAAGGTTTGCGAGTAGTTGACCCAGCCACCGCAGTCGCAGAAGCTGACCTAATCATGGTGTTGGTGCCAGACCCAGTTCAGCGCGGACTGTACCAGTCGGCAATTGAGCCAAATCTAAAGGCTGGCGATGCCCTCTTCTTCGCACACGGTTTCAACATTCGTTACGGCTACATCACACCACCAGCAAATGTTGATGTTTGTATGGTTGCGCCAAAGGGTCCAGGCCACTTGGTTCGTCGTGAGTATGTTGCAGGTCGTGGCGTTCCTGCCATCGTTGCTGTTGAACAGGATGCAACTGGAAACGCTTGGCCGTTAGCCCTTTCTTACGCCGCAGCAATTGGCTCACTTCGCGCTGGTGGTATCAAGACCACATTCACCGAAGAAACCGAAACCGATCTATTCGGCGAGCAGGCAGTTCTTTGTGGTGGCGCCTCAGCTTTGGTTATGGCGGGCTTTGAAACTTTGGTTGAAGCTGGCTACCAGCCAGAAGTTGCTTACTTCGAGTGCTTGCACGAACTTAAGTTAATTGTTGATCTGATGTATGAAGGTGGCATTGCCAAGCAGCGCTGGAGTGTTTCGGACACTGCAGAATACGGTGACTATGTTTCTGGCCCACGCGTGATTGATGCTCGCGTCAAAGAATCAATGAAGGCAGTACTAACTGACATCCAAAATGGTGCGTTTGCAAAGCGCTTCATTGATGATCAGGATGCCGGAGCACCAGAATTCAAGGCACTTCGCGCCGCTGGTGAGGTTCATCCAATTGAGGCAACTGGTCGCGAACTACGCAAGTTGATGTCATGGGTTAAAACTTCTGACAGTGACTACGTTGAAGGCTCTGCCGCCCGCTAA